GGCATTTTGCAGAATCCCTTGTTCAATTCCTTCTTGAATACCTTCTTGAATACCTTCTGCTTTTGCTAGCCTTTCAATACTTGTTACGTACCGCATTCTATTTACCTCCTCGTAACTTCTCAATTTAATTATTGGTGGTTATTCTTGAGATGTAATACTTGACAAAACTTGTTCAAATTCTGCAACCGAAGGAATAGCGATCGCTCTTTTAAGAAGCCTTTTTAACACAGCCGATTCCTCAATTTGATTAACAACTTCCACAATCGAACTTGGCACGAGTCCAAACCGTGTCTCTAAAACTTCAATCAAATTTTCTCGACTTGTTTGCAGAATACCTTGTTCAATCCCTTCTTGAATACCTTCTTGAATACCTTCTGCTTTTGCTAGCCTTTCAATACTTGTTACGTACCGCATTCTATTTACCTCCTCGTAACTTCTCAATTCTGTTTTAAAATTATTAGCCAGTTCTTCTGGAAGTACCATTACCCAGTCAATAAACCGAAATAATCCCAAAATGTATTCTCGGTCATATCCCCTTTCAAACAAGCTTCTGACTAAGCTTAATTTCCACTGTAGCCTGCTTTCAGGATTTCGGTTTGTCGCCTTAGTTCTCAGATGCGCCATCACAACTATACTAAAGGGATTGGTGCTTTGTTCCAAGCTTTCCCAGTCAGCTTCATAGTCCAAAAGCTTCGCTACAGGAAACTCTAAGCTGACACGACATCCCCCAAGTTGATAGTTATAACTTGAAGGACGCCAACTCGCTGATTCATCCGCTAAAACCGCCAAGCTAATAACTTGCTTTTTATGACGGTCAAACAAGCGGTAATTATATGTATACATCCTTTCGGCAAACTTGCTGTCATATTGCCCTTGAACTTCCACATGAATTAATACCCAAGCTTCTTCACCATTAAGTAGCCAAACTTTCGCAACTTTATCAACTAAACGCTTGCCAATTTCTGCATCAGGTTCTAACTGTTGCAGTTCAGTATCGAGAAATTCATAGTCTCTTTCCCAGTCAATAACAGTGTAGGCATCAAGAAAGAAGTATTCTAAAAAGCGAGGAAAAAAGCTTTCAATAACTTCTTTCCAAGGACTATCATAATCAGTAAATTGCTCGGTCATGAATTAAAACAAAAAGTATCTTTGTGCCATTGGTAAAATCGTCGCCGGTTCGCAAGTCAGCAACTCACCATCAGCGCGTACTTCATAAGTTTCCGAATCAACTTCAATGTGAGGTAGCGCGTCATTCAGCTTCATATCCCGCTTACTCAATTGACGTGTCCCGGAAACAGCAACTACTTGCTTTTGCAAATTCAACTGACTGGGAATTTCTCTTTCTAACGCTGCTTGGGAAACAAAAGTAAATGAAGTAGCGTTCTTAGCACCTGCAAAACTACCAAACATTGGACGCATATGCACAGGTTGCGGTGTAGGAATACTAGCATTAGCATCACCCATTTGCGACCAGGCAATCATTCCCCCTTTAACTACTATCTCTGGCTTCACGCCAAAAAATGCAGGATGCCACAAACACAAATCTGCTATTTTCCCCTCTTCCACCGAACCGACATACTCAGCAATTCCGTGGGTAATTGCTGGATTAATCGTATACTTCGCAACATATCTTTTAGCGCGATTATTATCAGCTAGCCCATCTCCTGTAAGGCTTCCGCGCTGCACCTTCATTTTATGCCCTGTCTGCCAAGTTCTAATTATCACTTCTCCTACCCGTCCCATCGCCTGAGAATCGGAGGAAATCATACTAAACGCGCCCAAGTCGTGTAAAATATCTTCGGCGGCGATCGTCTCCCGACGAATGCGCGACTCAGCAAAAGCGACATCCTCAGCGATCGCTGGATCGAGATGATGACACACCATCAACATATCCAGGTGTTCGTCCAAAGTGTTGACTGTGTAAGGGCGTGTAGGATTGGTAGAAGATGGTAAAACATTCGCTTCACCGCAAACCTTGATAATATCGGGTGCGTGTCCCCCGCCAGCACCTTCGGTGTGGTATGTGTGGATAACGCGATTCTTGAAAGCAGCGATCGTATCTTCTACAAACCCGGCTTCATTCAAAGTATCGGTATGAATTGCCACTTGCACATCATATTCATCAGCAACACTCAAACAAGTATCAATTGTTGCGGGCGTAGTTCCCCAATCTTCATGCAATTTTAAACCGATCGCACCCGCGTTAACTTGTTCTACCAGCCCTTGAGGTTGACTGGTGTTGCCTTTGCCCAAAAATCCTAAATTAACTGGGAAGGCATCAGCAGCTTGCAGCATTCGGTAAATATTCCAGGGTCCCGGCGTGCAAGTTGTCGCATTTGTACCTGTAGCGGGACCAGTACCACCGCCAATCATCGTCGTAATCCCGGAAGCGATCGCCACTTCAATTTGCTGCGGACAAATAAAATGAATGTGGCTATCAATACCCCCAGCGGTGAGAATCATTCCTTCCCCCGCTAAAGCTTCAGTTCCCGGACCAATAATAATATCTATATTGTCTTGAATATAAGGATTTCCCGCTTTCCCAATTTTGAAAATCTTGCTATCTTTAATGCCAATATCTGCTTTGACAACACCCCACCAATCGAGAATCAAAGCATTTGTAATCACTAAATCAACCGCACCATCGGCGTTAGAAATCGGGGATTGTCCCATCCCATCTCTAATAACTTTACCACCACCGAATTTCACTTCATCGCCGTAGGTTGTGAAGTCTTGTTCAACTTCGATAAATAATTCTGTATCAGCAAGTCGGACGCGATCTCCGACAGTCGGACCGAAAGTTTCTGCATAAGCGCGACGAGACATTCTGTAAGACATAATGCACTTTTAGTAATGGAGGTTAGAATTGAGTTTAAACGCAAAGGAGCGCAAAGGTAAGCGCAAAGGGTTCGCAGAGGATGGATGAGAATGATTTGAGTGGGGTGATAATTGGCTGTGGGATGCGAGTGCATACAGCGTTGGGACCGGGTTTGTTAGAGTCAGCTTATGAGGAGTGTTTGTATTACGAGTTGAGAAAGAAGGGATTAAATGTTGGTAAGCAAGTTCCATTACCCCTTGTTTATGAAGAGGTGCAATTAGATTGTGTTTATCGATTAGATTTAATAGTTGAAAATAAAGTAATTATTGAAGTCAAATCTGTTGAATCCATCAACCCAATTCACTCAGTACAACTTTTAACTTATCTCAAACTCACCGATTGCAAACTCGGTCTTCTCCTCAACTTTAACGTTCTCCACCTCAAAGAAGGCATCAAACGTGTGGCAAATAAACTCTAACTTTGCGTACCTCCGCGTTTACCTCAGCGTCCCTCTGCGTTAAAAAATAAACTAGTTATTTCTTAGATTGATTTAAGCCGCAGAATTTGAGAAGATTAATTGACTTGAGCAAACTAGAGGACATAAGGCGACAATTTTTGTATCAACTTATAATTTTATCGTGGCAAAAATTTAAAGAACCAAATCTTAATATAAGTAAAAATACAGTGATAATCTTATAATAATAAATGAATTATAGGGTGATATCTGGAAAAATTATGTATAAAATTTACGTATGATTACCAGTTAGACTGTAATGCTTACATGGGTAACTTAAGAGTGTAGTTAGATCAACTCTTAAGGTATCTCACGATGAACCCAAGCTCACAGATAAGGTTTTTCGATAATATTTACAGACCCAGAACAGGAAGACTTCAAGTTCCTTTTGACAATCTCGATGGCGGTACAAGAGTACTGAGTGAAGAAGCAGAATGTGATAGATATATTGCTCTGTACGGAGGGCATCATTTTCACAAACTGTATGCAGCATTCCCTTCAACTAACTTTGACTATACGTCAGGTAAAAGCGTAGAAATTATTGACTGGGGATGTGGTCAGGCAATTGCAACCTGTGTTTTAATAGATTATCTCATTGAAAAACGCATCAACCCTAAAATAGTATCGATTACACTCATAGAGCCATCTTCGATTGCACTGTGGCGAGGCTATAACTTTGTTCGCCAAATGTTACAAGCAAATCTCTCTAGTTACTCCATTATCAAGACAGTCAATAAGCATATAGATTATTTAGAGTTTAGTGATTTTGTTTCAAGTGATAGCAATATCAAGATTCATCTTTTTTCAAATATTATAGATGTGGAAGGATTTGACTTAAATAAGCTGTATAACTTAATAATCAATTGCTTTCAAGGAATTAATCGTGTTGTTTGCACAAGTCCATATCAGAGTGCAAGAAACTATAGAATAGACACTTTCTATAATATGTTTTGTGAGTATCCTCAAGTTAAAAACCCATTTCATTCAGATAAAGCAATTTCTCAACCAATTTTTAATGTTTTAAGTGGACAATTTGAAACATGGAAAATAGCAAGATATGAAAGGCAATTCACTGTAAATCTTTGAGAAAAGTGTTTATGAAGAAAAAATCAACGATAGATGCGATTCAAGGTGACTTATTCTCAGGATTTGGCTCTGTTATAGATGAGTCAATTAAGAGTATGGAGAAAGAAGTTCTATCTATGCCTGATGCAGATGTTATTTTCTATCACAACTTTTTCAGTCATCAGGAGAGCGATGAATTTTTTCAAACTTTGTTTAACGAAATAAAATGGCGGCAAGACAAGGTAAAAATGTATGGCAAGGAATTAAACTTACCGAGAAAGACTGCTTGGTATGGAGATAAAGACAAGCCATATACATTCTCAGGTATTCATCTTGAGCCAGAACCTTGGACATCTACACTGCTACAACTCAAAGAGAAAGTTGAGGAAATTGCAAAAGTTAGGTTTAACAGCGTCTTACTAAATCTTTACCGAGATGGAAATGATGGAATCTCCTGGCATACTGATGCTGAACCAGAGTTGGGAAACAATCCTGTAATTGCTTCTGTCAGCTTTGGCGGAGCAAGAAGGTTTATGTTTAGACATAAGCACAATAAGGATTTGAAAACAGAAGTTCAGTTAACACATGGCAGTTTTATTCTGATGGCAGGTACAACGCAGCATTTTTGGCAGCATCAAATCCCAAAAACATCTAAGAAGGTTGAACCAAGAATCAATCTAACTTTCAGGGTAATTAATCATTCTCATTAACGGGGTTCGTAAAAAAGATAGCAATCCTATTTGATTGGTGAGCAAACAATTTACCGTAGAGACGTTCCGGTAGAACGTCTCTAGCTCGAATGGCAATCAGGGAAGTGCAACCATTCGGAGTGGCTGGATTATTGAGCATGATTCTAACACTCCGAGATTAACAACCTGTTATCCTCTTTAATATCTGGAGGTAATAATAAATGACGATAAACACACCAAAGTTACTTGATGTAGTTGCAT
Above is a genomic segment from Tolypothrix sp. NIES-4075 containing:
- a CDS encoding transposase, with amino-acid sequence MTEQFTDYDSPWKEVIESFFPRFLEYFFLDAYTVIDWERDYEFLDTELQQLEPDAEIGKRLVDKVAKVWLLNGEEAWVLIHVEVQGQYDSKFAERMYTYNYRLFDRHKKQVISLAVLADESASWRPSSYNYQLGGCRVSLEFPVAKLLDYEADWESLEQSTNPFSIVVMAHLRTKATNRNPESRLQWKLSLVRSLFERGYDREYILGLFRFIDWVMVLPEELANNFKTELRSYEEVNRMRYVTSIERLAKAEGIQEGIQEGIEQGILQTSRENLIEVLETRFGLVPSSIVEVVNQIEESAVLKRLLKRAIAIPSVAEFEQVLSSITSQE
- the ureC gene encoding urease subunit alpha, which gives rise to MSYRMSRRAYAETFGPTVGDRVRLADTELFIEVEQDFTTYGDEVKFGGGKVIRDGMGQSPISNADGAVDLVITNALILDWWGVVKADIGIKDSKIFKIGKAGNPYIQDNIDIIIGPGTEALAGEGMILTAGGIDSHIHFICPQQIEVAIASGITTMIGGGTGPATGTNATTCTPGPWNIYRMLQAADAFPVNLGFLGKGNTSQPQGLVEQVNAGAIGLKLHEDWGTTPATIDTCLSVADEYDVQVAIHTDTLNEAGFVEDTIAAFKNRVIHTYHTEGAGGGHAPDIIKVCGEANVLPSSTNPTRPYTVNTLDEHLDMLMVCHHLDPAIAEDVAFAESRIRRETIAAEDILHDLGAFSMISSDSQAMGRVGEVIIRTWQTGHKMKVQRGSLTGDGLADNNRAKRYVAKYTINPAITHGIAEYVGSVEEGKIADLCLWHPAFFGVKPEIVVKGGMIAWSQMGDANASIPTPQPVHMRPMFGSFAGAKNATSFTFVSQAALEREIPSQLNLQKQVVAVSGTRQLSKRDMKLNDALPHIEVDSETYEVRADGELLTCEPATILPMAQRYFLF
- a CDS encoding GxxExxY protein, with protein sequence MDENDLSGVIIGCGMRVHTALGPGLLESAYEECLYYELRKKGLNVGKQVPLPLVYEEVQLDCVYRLDLIVENKVIIEVKSVESINPIHSVQLLTYLKLTDCKLGLLLNFNVLHLKEGIKRVANKL
- a CDS encoding alpha-ketoglutarate-dependent dioxygenase AlkB family protein, with protein sequence MKKKSTIDAIQGDLFSGFGSVIDESIKSMEKEVLSMPDADVIFYHNFFSHQESDEFFQTLFNEIKWRQDKVKMYGKELNLPRKTAWYGDKDKPYTFSGIHLEPEPWTSTLLQLKEKVEEIAKVRFNSVLLNLYRDGNDGISWHTDAEPELGNNPVIASVSFGGARRFMFRHKHNKDLKTEVQLTHGSFILMAGTTQHFWQHQIPKTSKKVEPRINLTFRVINHSH